A DNA window from Jaculus jaculus isolate mJacJac1 chromosome 1, mJacJac1.mat.Y.cur, whole genome shotgun sequence contains the following coding sequences:
- the LOC123460723 gene encoding small integral membrane protein 40-like, with product MAEEEGSMDEGDVFLAFAQGPTPPRGPLRCALDKIFLTFLVLFVTLLLLEAAYKLLWPLPWAQFGNWLLGTPQKEEALEL from the coding sequence ATGGCGGAGGAGGAAGGCAGTATGGATGAAGGGGATGTGTTCCTGGCATTTGCCCAGGGTCCCACTCCTCCGAGGGGTCCCCTGCGCTGCGCCTTGGACAAGATCTTCCTAACCTTCCTTGTCCTCTTTGTGACCCTATTACTGCTGGAGGCTGCTTATAAACTGCTGTGGCCACTGCCATGGGCCCAGTTCGGGAACTGGCTCCTGGGGACGCCGCAGAAGGAAGAGGCGCTGGAACTGTGA